Sequence from the Actinomyces slackii genome:
TGATCCCGGCCGATGGGCGTGATGACCGCGATATCCCCGGGAACCGCGTTCGTGGCGTCCCAGCGCCCGCCCAGCCCGGTCTCGATCACCGCCACATCCACGGGATGGTCGGCGAAGACGGCCAGGGCCATGACGGCCAGGACCTCGAAGAAGGACAGGCGCGGGCCGCCGCGGGCCTGGGAGCGCTCGTCGACCATGGCGATGTAGGGGGCCACGTCCTCCCAGGCGGCGATGAACCCCTCCTCGCTGATCGGCTCGCCGTCCAGGCTGATGCGCTCGCGGATCGTGGCCAGGTGCGGGGAGGTGAAGCGCCCGGTGCGCATGCCGGTGGCGGCCGCCAGGCGCTCGACCATGCGGGCCGTCGAGGTCTTGCCGTTGGTGCCGGCGATGTGCACCGTGCGGTAGGCGCGCTCGGGGTGGCCCAGGATGTCGAGGACCTCCTCAACCCTCTCCAGGGAGGGCTGGACCTTGTGCTCGGGGGCCCGGTCCAGGATCTCGGCCTCGACGGCGCGCATGCGCTGAGAGACCTCGACGGATCGGGCCGCCGCCAGCAGCTCGGCGCGGTGGGTCCCCTCCTCATCGACCGGGCGGTCGGGCAGCTGGGGCTCCCAGGAGTCCCAGTCATCGCTGTCATCGGCGTCGACCTCCGCCAGGAGCTCCTCGAGCCGCTCCACGTCCCCGCCGGGCACGAGGTTGGCGGCCACGAGCTCGCGCAGGGCCTGGCGGTCCTCGGCATCCTGGGCCTGGGCCGCCAGATCGGCCTCCTCCTGCACGGCGTCGGCCTCGGACAGGGAGAGCCCCTGACCGCCGGCGGCCTCCAGGTAGGGCAGCAGCTCGGGATCGATGCCCTGGCCGCCGCCCTGGCCGAAGACGGCGTCGACGACCTCCTCGGCGCTGGCCCCCTCGGGGATCCCGAAGGCCGCGCCGGGATGCTCCTGGCCGCCGGCCGGGCCCGCCCCGCTCATGACCCCGCCTTGGTCACGCTCACCGAGGGCTGCGCCAGCCCGGGCTCGGCGATGACCGCGGCCTCGGCGCAGCCCACCTCGGACTTGATGAGGTCCAGGTGGGCGCCGGTCCAGGCGTCCTTGTCCTCAGGGACGCGCAGCTCCATGCGGATGCGGTCGCCCACGTGCAGACCGGCGGCCTTGCGCTCATCCATGACCAGGCGCACCAGGTCGCGGGCCCAGCCCTCGGCCTCCAGGGCGTCGTCCAGGGCGGTGTCCAGCACCACGAAGGCCCCCGAGGGCAGCATGGTGGCGGCTAGGGCCTCGTCGTCGACCTCGATGCGGGTGGTCACGGCGAAGGCGCCGTCCTCGGCGCGCAGGACCACGGGGGCGCCGTCGAGCAGCACCTGCTCGAAGCGCAGGTCCCCCTCCTGGGTCAGCTCCCACTCGCCGGCCTTGACGGCGGCGAAGAGCCGGGAGGTCAGCTTGCGGACCCGGGGGTCGAAGGACCGGGGGTTGAGGGAGACATCCGTGCTGGCCCGATACCCGGCGGACTCCGCGTCCAGGACCCGCACCTCCTTGACATTGACCTCCTCGGCCACGAGTTGGCGGAAGGGCGCCAGGCCCGCCGGGTCCCCCGTGGCGATGGTCAGGGCTCGCAACGGCTGGCGCACCCGCAGCTTCTCGGCCTTGCGCAGGCTCAGAGCCGCTGAGACCGCGGCGCGGGCCTCATCCATGGCGGTGACCAGGGCGGAGTCCGAGACGTGGGCGGGCAGCACCGGCCAGTCGCTCAGGTGCACCGAGCGCCCACCGGTCAGTCCCCGCCAGATCTCCTCGGAGACCAGGGGGGTCAAGGGGGCCATGATCTCGGTGAGCAGGCGCAGCACCGTGTGCAGGGTGTCGAAGGCGCCCGTGTCCCCCTCGGTGAAGCGCTGGCGGGAGGTGCGCAGGTACCAGTTGGTCAGCACATCCATGAAGTCACGGATCGAGGCGCAGGCCCCGGTGATGTCATAGGAGTCCATCTGGGCCCCCACCGTCTCGACCAGGTCGCGGGTGCGGGCCAGGATGTAGCGGTCCATGACATGCAGCCCGCCGTGCTTGGCGAACAGGGAGGCGTCCTGGAGGTCCACACCGCTGGTGACGTAGCCGCCCTGACCCGCCTGGCCGGAGTAGAGGGCGAAGAAGTACCAGGTGTTCCACAGCGGCAGGAGGACCTGGCGCACGGTGTCGCGGATGGCCTTGTCGGTGACCACGAGGTTGCCCCCGCGCACCACCGGCGCGGCCAGCAGGAACCAGCGCATGGCGTCGGCCCCGTCGCGGTCGAAGACCATGGAGACATCCGGGTAGTTGCGCAGCGACTTGCTCATCTTCGCCCCGTCGTCGCCCAGCAGGATGCCGTGGGAGATGCAGGAGGTGAAGGCGGGCCGGTCGAACAGGGCGGTGGCCAGCACGTGCAGGGTGTAGAACCAGCCGCGGGTCTGACCGATGTACTCCACGATGAAGTCGCCGGGGTTGTGGGACTCGAACCACTCGACGTTCTCGAAGGGGTAGTGGACCTGGGCGAAGGGCATCGCCCCGGACTCGAACCAGCAGTCCAGCACGTCGGGGATGCGGCGCATCGTGGACTGGCCGGTGGGGTCATCGGGGTTGGGGCGAGTCAGGGTGTCGATGAAGGGGCGGTGCAGGTCGGTGACCTCCACCCCGAAGTCGGCCTCCAGCTCGGCCAGGGAGCCGTAGACGTCGGTGCGCGGGTAGTCCGGGTTGTCCGAGACCCACACGGGGATGGGCGCCCCCCAGAAGCGGTTGCGCGAGATCGACCAGTCGCGGGCCCCGGCCAGCCAGTTGCCGAAGATCCCGTCCTTGATGTGGGCGGGGAACCAGTCGATCTGCTGGTTGAGCTCGACCATCCGGTCGCGGATCGCGGTGACGCGCACGAACCAGGAGGACACCGCCTTGTAGATCAGCGGCTTGCGGCAGCGCCAGCAGTGCGGGTAGGGGTGGACGTAGGAGGCCTGGCGCACCAGGACGGCGCGGATGGACTCCTCGCGGCGCGCCAGGGGCCCGGTGCCGTCGCGCAGATCGGCCACGATCGGCTTGTTGGCCTCGAAGACCTGCACCCCGGCGTAGTCGCTGACCTCGCTGGTGAAGCAGCCGCCGTCGTCGACGGGGACCACGGTGCCGATGCCGGCTTCCTGGCAGGCGATCATGTCGTCCTCACCGAAGGCGGGGGCGATGTGGACCAGCCCCGTGCCGTCATCGGTGGTCACGTAGTCGGCGGTGATGACCGTCCAGCCGCGCGGGCCGGGGGCGGCGCCCTCGGCCCGGTGGGCCTCATCGTCGAAGTAGTCGAAGATCGGGTGGTAGCGCAGCCCCGCCAGCTCGGCGCCCGTGCGCCGGGCCACCACCTGGGGGTCCGCGCCGAGCTCGCGCTCGTAGGCGCCGATGAGGTCGGTGGCGATGACGACGCGCTCGCCGGCCAGCGGGGAGTCCAGGCCCGGGTCGACGGCCACCGTGGCGTACTCGACCTGCGGGCCGACGGCGATGGCCAGGTTGGAGGGCAGGGTCCAGGGCGTGGTGGTCCAGATGAGGAGGAGCTCGCCGTCGACCGAGCGCAGGCCCACGGTCACCGTGTTGTCCTGGCGGTCCTGGTAGACGTCGTCATCCATCTTGAGCTCGTGGTTGCTCAAGGGGGTGCGGTCGTTCCAGCAGTAGGGCAGGACGCGGTAGCCCTGGTAGGCCAGGTCCTTGTCCCACAGCTGCTTGAAGGCCCAGATGACCGACTCCATGTAGGAGGGGTCCAGGGTCTTGTAGTCGTTGTCGAAGTCCACCCAGCGCGCCTGGCGGGTGACGTAGTCCTCCCACTCGCGGGTGTAGCGCAGCACCGAGGAGCGGCACTCGGCGTTGAAGGCCTCGATGCCGATGCCGCCCTCGCGGGTGATCTCCGAGACGTCGTCGATGCCCAGGAGCCGCTGGGCCTCCAGCTCGGCGGGCAGGCCGTGGGTGTCCCAGCCGAAGCGCCGCTCGACGCGCTTGCCGCGCTGGGTCTGGTAGCGGCCCACCGCGTCCTTGACGTAGCCGGTCAGCAGGTGGCCGTAGTGAGGCAGGCCGTTGGCGAAGGGCGGGCCGTCGTAGAAGACGAACTCATCGCAGGGCTCGTCCCGGTTGGCGATGGAGGCGGCGAAGGTGCCGTCCTGCCTCCAGTAGGCCAGGACCTCCTCCTCGATGGCGGGGAAGGAGGGCGAGGGGGTGACCTGCTCGCCGGGTCGGTGCAGGGGGTAGAAGGAGGCGCCGGTGGTGGGGCGCTCGGTGCTCTGCTCAGCCATCTGGGTGTGCCTCGTTGTGCTCGTGCCTGCCGCCCGGGGCGGACGCCCAGGGCTCGACGAGGACGACGACGGCGCCGCGGCCGGCCCTGGGCCGACCGGGTGCACCGCACCGCGGTACCACCTCGCTTGCCGTGCCTCCCGTGGGTGGCGCGGCCGCTTCATTGCCAGCTGTGACGGGCTGTCCCGTCCGGTTCTACTGGGGGCCGCCCGCTGTGGTGCGGCCCGGTTCTTCCGGAGGCTCGCCGGTGATGGCCGGGTCAATGCCTGTGGACTGGGGAGTGTAGTGGCCAGGGACCGCCTGGGGCCAGTCGAGGGCGGGCCCTGCGGCGTCGTCATGGCCACACTCGCCTGCGGCGAGCCCCGCAAGGCGCCCCGGGCCTGACGGTGCGGTCCGCGGCCCGGGGCGATTCGGGGTGCCTGTGACTGCCTCCTGTGACTGCCTCAGGGAGTCGGGGAGGCCTCGGAGGAGGCAGAGGTCTCAGAGGAGGGGGTTTGCGACGCCGACGATTCGGTGGGGTCGGCGCTGGGGTCCTGGCTGGAGTCGGTGGAGTCATCGCTACCGTCCTGCTGCTGGGGGCCGTGCTCCTCCCAGTCCTCGTCCCGGTCGTCCCAGTCATCGTCGTGATCGTTGCGGTCGCGCCGCTCGTAGCGGCCATCCCGGTCGTGCCGGTCGTCGCGGTCGTGCCGGTCGTCATCGGAGTAGACGCCGTGGTCGCGGTCATAGCCGTCGCTGAGGGCATGCGCACCCCAGCCCAGGCCGAAGGAGCCCACCGCCAGGGCGATGGCGACCAGGCCGAAGACCAGGGTCCGGCGCCGGGGCCGGCGAGCCTTCTTCCTCGCGCTCTTATCCGTCGCGACGGCCGCGGCGGCAGCTGGGCGCTGGGCGCCAGGGTTGGTCCAGGCTCCGCGGGGATCGCGGTGATGCTGTGGCGCCGCTGCTGCCTGGTCCTGTGCCGCACGGCTCCCGGATGAGGGATCGGCAGCGCCGCTGGGTGCGGCGCCATTGGCCGGAGCGGCAGCGCTGTCCTGCGCCGGGGAGGATTGATCGGCGGCTTGGGCGGAGTCACCGGGGTTGCCCGCCGTGCCAGCGGGGAGCACCTCGGTGTTCGGGGCGCTGTGAGCGCCGGCGGTCGCGAGATGCTCGGTGTTGTCTGTGTGCTCAGTGTGCTCGGGGTCGCCGTCGGGGGTGGGCCTGTGGTCGGTCATGGACGTCCTTTCGCAGATGCCTCCCGGAACTGCCCGGGGCGCGGACCAGCCTAGGGACCGGCGCTGTGGCACAGGCAGGGCTGCGCTGTGCCCAACCTGTGAGTTCCTGTGAGCGAGTGCTGCGCGCCGGCGGGCACGGGCCCGGAGCGCTTGGCAGCACCGACCCGTGGGCCTCAGCCCTCGCGGGCGACCAGGGTGTTGGAGGCCTGGGCGCGCGGCCGCACGGTCAGTGAGTCGATGTTGACGTGGGCGGGCCGCTCCAGGGCCCACACGATGCACTCGGCGACGTCGGCGGCGCTCAGCGGCTCGGCGACACCCGCGTAGACCCGCTGCGCGGCCTCGGCGTCCCCATGCAGGCGGTTGAGGGAGAACTCCTCGGTGGCGACCATGCCGGGGGCGATCTCGATGACGCGCACCGGCTCGCCCACCAGCTCCAGCCGCAGGGTGTTGGCGATGATCCGCTCGGCGTGCTTGGCGGCCACGTAGCCACCGCCGCCCGGATAGGTGTCGTGAGCCGCGGTGGAGGTCAGGAAGAGCAGATCCCCGCCGCGCTGGCGCATCTGCGGCAGGAAGGCCTGGCTCACGCGCAGGGCGGCCAGGACGTTGCGCTCGTACATGGTCAGCCACTCGCCGGGGTCGCCCTGGGCGACCGGGTCGACGCCCAGCGCTCCCCCGGCGTTGTTGACCACGGCGTCCACGGGGCCGTCGGCCAGCACCTCGCGGGCCAGTCGGTCGACATCATCGGACTCCTGGAGATCGGCGGACACCCAGGTGCAGCCGGTCTCCTGCGCGAGATCGGCCAGACGCTCGGCGCGGCGGGCCGTGGCCACCACCTGCCAGTCGTGGGAGCGCAGCAGGCG
This genomic interval carries:
- a CDS encoding bifunctional folylpolyglutamate synthase/dihydrofolate synthase, which produces MSGAGPAGGQEHPGAAFGIPEGASAEEVVDAVFGQGGGQGIDPELLPYLEAAGGQGLSLSEADAVQEEADLAAQAQDAEDRQALRELVAANLVPGGDVERLEELLAEVDADDSDDWDSWEPQLPDRPVDEEGTHRAELLAAARSVEVSQRMRAVEAEILDRAPEHKVQPSLERVEEVLDILGHPERAYRTVHIAGTNGKTSTARMVERLAAATGMRTGRFTSPHLATIRERISLDGEPISEEGFIAAWEDVAPYIAMVDERSQARGGPRLSFFEVLAVMALAVFADHPVDVAVIETGLGGRWDATNAVPGDIAVITPIGRDHERWLGSSLAEIASEKAGIVKDGATLISAHQVPEAGERIEAAAVEHRVVWRRELDPDEDPGEPGAGELAVGERQVAVGGQLVTLRTAAAVYEDVFVPLHGEHQARNALLALAAAEALFGGRALPPGVVENGFASVTSPGRLEVLRSSPSVVVDAAHNPHGIEALAQALEEVFGFRHLVAVVGVMADKDVEGILAGLEPVTDAVVCVPIDSPRAMEVEDLEKVAREVYGEDRAHAAQSLAEGVERAVALSEGFDAPLTASGVVIVGSVILAAEARALFGKS
- the ileS gene encoding isoleucine--tRNA ligase; amino-acid sequence: MAEQSTERPTTGASFYPLHRPGEQVTPSPSFPAIEEEVLAYWRQDGTFAASIANRDEPCDEFVFYDGPPFANGLPHYGHLLTGYVKDAVGRYQTQRGKRVERRFGWDTHGLPAELEAQRLLGIDDVSEITREGGIGIEAFNAECRSSVLRYTREWEDYVTRQARWVDFDNDYKTLDPSYMESVIWAFKQLWDKDLAYQGYRVLPYCWNDRTPLSNHELKMDDDVYQDRQDNTVTVGLRSVDGELLLIWTTTPWTLPSNLAIAVGPQVEYATVAVDPGLDSPLAGERVVIATDLIGAYERELGADPQVVARRTGAELAGLRYHPIFDYFDDEAHRAEGAAPGPRGWTVITADYVTTDDGTGLVHIAPAFGEDDMIACQEAGIGTVVPVDDGGCFTSEVSDYAGVQVFEANKPIVADLRDGTGPLARREESIRAVLVRQASYVHPYPHCWRCRKPLIYKAVSSWFVRVTAIRDRMVELNQQIDWFPAHIKDGIFGNWLAGARDWSISRNRFWGAPIPVWVSDNPDYPRTDVYGSLAELEADFGVEVTDLHRPFIDTLTRPNPDDPTGQSTMRRIPDVLDCWFESGAMPFAQVHYPFENVEWFESHNPGDFIVEYIGQTRGWFYTLHVLATALFDRPAFTSCISHGILLGDDGAKMSKSLRNYPDVSMVFDRDGADAMRWFLLAAPVVRGGNLVVTDKAIRDTVRQVLLPLWNTWYFFALYSGQAGQGGYVTSGVDLQDASLFAKHGGLHVMDRYILARTRDLVETVGAQMDSYDITGACASIRDFMDVLTNWYLRTSRQRFTEGDTGAFDTLHTVLRLLTEIMAPLTPLVSEEIWRGLTGGRSVHLSDWPVLPAHVSDSALVTAMDEARAAVSAALSLRKAEKLRVRQPLRALTIATGDPAGLAPFRQLVAEEVNVKEVRVLDAESAGYRASTDVSLNPRSFDPRVRKLTSRLFAAVKAGEWELTQEGDLRFEQVLLDGAPVVLRAEDGAFAVTTRIEVDDEALAATMLPSGAFVVLDTALDDALEAEGWARDLVRLVMDERKAAGLHVGDRIRMELRVPEDKDAWTGAHLDLIKSEVGCAEAAVIAEPGLAQPSVSVTKAGS
- a CDS encoding SDR family oxidoreductase, with the protein product MSSTAASSQTSPTSQSSPPRRALVTGASTGIGAATVRLLRSHDWQVVATARRAERLADLAQETGCTWVSADLQESDDVDRLAREVLADGPVDAVVNNAGGALGVDPVAQGDPGEWLTMYERNVLAALRVSQAFLPQMRQRGGDLLFLTSTAAHDTYPGGGGYVAAKHAERIIANTLRLELVGEPVRVIEIAPGMVATEEFSLNRLHGDAEAAQRVYAGVAEPLSAADVAECIVWALERPAHVNIDSLTVRPRAQASNTLVAREG